A genomic region of Natronoarchaeum mannanilyticum contains the following coding sequences:
- a CDS encoding transcription initiation factor IIB family protein, whose translation MYSARERVENEEWIEELHEIAASIDLDADARSTAIDLFLSNLPDEERSKRAVLAASLYAGALIESDARSQGVVADAAGVARLTIQQRWKEILREAGMEPPTW comes from the coding sequence ATGTACAGCGCCCGCGAGCGCGTCGAGAACGAGGAGTGGATCGAGGAGCTCCACGAGATCGCGGCGTCGATCGATCTCGACGCCGACGCGCGATCGACGGCGATCGACCTGTTCCTGTCGAACCTGCCGGACGAGGAGCGCTCGAAGCGGGCGGTGCTGGCGGCGAGCCTCTACGCCGGCGCGCTGATCGAGAGCGACGCGCGCTCCCAGGGCGTCGTCGCCGACGCGGCGGGGGTCGCGCGGCTGACGATCCAACAGCGCTGGAAGGAGATTCTGCGCGAGGCGGGGATGGAACCGCCGACGTGGTGA
- a CDS encoding type I restriction enzyme HsdR N-terminal domain-containing protein → MDRDEIDEYVRRCQQLIESSPQMDEENTKVKLVQPFLELLGWDLYSTEVALEYTIPMASGSTHVDYALLVGDSPVVFVEAKPVRSALTDSEIQQLRSYMRQELDVDWGILTNGKSFEVLTKNRRQNGGEEVSVVQFDLNDLAENPDVLELLTKESIRSGKSDEVAEQVAQTNRAIRHLQENEDSVTESITDAVESEVGELTIDLEEQSREFVQNLVSVLREQRHFVSEKSPEEPDEKKETENDHTPDDIEPLENQVAGKLARSEIEGDPDSRVAVFPTKETGLPFLKENEAWGFVRVGSEFDYVAMYVTGDVQEVKYFAEVNDVVEPEKAELMREPLNYKDRAKIEEGKKVIEFKPGSLYELEDPVPYESKYPQGLRYTTLRQLRDAKTTDDML, encoded by the coding sequence ATGGACAGGGATGAAATTGACGAGTACGTCCGGCGGTGTCAGCAGCTCATCGAATCGTCACCGCAAATGGACGAAGAGAACACGAAGGTCAAACTCGTCCAACCGTTTCTCGAACTGCTCGGGTGGGATCTCTACTCTACCGAAGTCGCGCTTGAGTATACTATCCCAATGGCCTCGGGGAGTACCCACGTAGATTACGCTCTTCTGGTCGGCGACTCTCCCGTAGTGTTCGTTGAAGCCAAGCCAGTCCGGTCTGCCCTCACCGACAGCGAGATCCAGCAGTTGCGGAGTTACATGAGACAGGAACTCGACGTGGATTGGGGGATTCTGACCAACGGCAAGTCGTTTGAAGTATTGACCAAGAACCGACGCCAGAACGGCGGTGAGGAGGTGTCCGTCGTTCAGTTTGACCTCAATGACCTCGCCGAGAATCCGGATGTACTAGAGTTGCTCACGAAAGAATCGATACGATCCGGAAAGTCCGACGAAGTGGCCGAACAGGTCGCACAAACGAACCGGGCAATTCGGCACTTGCAAGAAAACGAGGACAGTGTCACCGAGTCCATCACCGATGCGGTCGAGAGCGAGGTAGGTGAACTCACCATTGATCTCGAAGAGCAGTCCCGTGAGTTCGTCCAAAATCTCGTCTCGGTGCTTCGTGAACAGCGACACTTCGTTAGTGAGAAATCGCCGGAAGAACCCGATGAGAAAAAAGAAACAGAAAACGACCACACTCCTGACGACATAGAACCACTAGAGAACCAAGTAGCGGGCAAACTCGCCAGAAGCGAGATTGAAGGGGACCCAGATTCCCGTGTAGCCGTATTTCCAACGAAGGAAACTGGGCTTCCGTTCCTCAAAGAGAACGAGGCGTGGGGGTTCGTTCGGGTCGGAAGCGAATTTGATTACGTGGCGATGTACGTCACAGGTGATGTTCAGGAGGTCAAATACTTCGCTGAGGTGAACGACGTGGTCGAGCCCGAAAAGGCAGAGCTGATGCGAGAGCCGCTGAACTATAAGGACCGAGCGAAGATTGAGGAAGGTAAGAAAGTCATTGAGTTCAAACCGGGATCACTCTACGAACTCGAAGACCCAGTCCCCTACGAGTCGAAGTATCCACAGGGATTGAGGTATACGACTCTAAGACAGTTGCGGGATGCAAAGACAACCGATGATATGCTCTGA
- a CDS encoding DUF3592 domain-containing protein, translated as MAPVAAITIGGRELNPALGGILAVIVGLAMVGFGGYDYVQQNDAVENAVEVNATVTETDIDSISNRRAAPDYQPEVTLEYSYGGETYTGGSVFPASISKDYDTRSAAESRLEGYEVGETTTAYVDPDAPGDAFLVRETTNEPLKFAGIGGFMMLLGGWSVFKSWFRES; from the coding sequence ATGGCACCCGTCGCAGCGATAACGATCGGCGGACGAGAGCTCAATCCCGCCCTCGGCGGCATCCTGGCAGTGATCGTCGGACTCGCCATGGTCGGCTTCGGCGGCTACGACTACGTCCAGCAGAACGACGCCGTAGAGAACGCCGTCGAGGTGAACGCCACGGTCACCGAGACGGACATCGACAGTATTTCCAATCGGCGCGCAGCCCCCGATTACCAACCCGAAGTCACCCTGGAGTACTCCTACGGTGGCGAAACGTACACGGGCGGAAGCGTGTTTCCGGCGTCGATATCGAAGGACTACGACACCAGATCGGCCGCCGAGTCGCGACTGGAGGGATACGAGGTCGGCGAGACGACCACCGCGTACGTCGATCCCGACGCGCCGGGCGACGCGTTCCTCGTGCGAGAGACCACCAACGAGCCGCTGAAGTTCGCCGGGATCGGCGGGTTCATGATGCTGCTAGGTGGGTGGTCGGTGTTCAAGAGTTGGTTCCGGGAGTCGTGA